In Nostoc piscinale CENA21, the genomic stretch ACCACCTAAATATGTCAAGGTGACAATGCTACCGCCTTCGGTCATTAAAGGTTTCGCTGCACCACTTAACTGTACTAGGGAATAGGTACTAATTTCTAAAGCTGTATTGAAACCCGAACGGGAGGTTTGGCTAAAGCCTCCAGTCAAATCATCTTTATTCGCAAAAGCTAAACAGTGGATGAGGATATCTAACCTACCCCACTTTTCTTGCACCGTTTCAAAGGTAGAGTGAATCTGTTCGTCGTTTTGAACATTACAGGGAACAAATAAGCTGGGATTAAGAGGTTCTACCAATTCCGCAACTTTTTTCTCCATCTTGCCACGTTCATCAGGGAGGTAAGTAATACCTAAATTAGCTCCGGCGGCGTGCAGTTGTTGGGCGATACCCCAAGCGATGGAGCGATTATTGGCAATACCTGTAACGAGGGCGTTTTTTCCAGTCAGATTCAGCATAGAAATTATTAACAGGATCAATCATGATAAAAGATGTCTGAGCAGTATCAACTATTTTTGATTCCCCTAAGCAGGTGCAGCATTCCGTCTGGCAACACAATGGCTATTTTTGACTGCTGTGTAGCTGTGTTCACTTTTCTTTTTCAGAGGCAATTACAGCCAGAAGTCTAAATTTTTTAGGGGAATTGAGGATACTTCAACTGCTGAGTGTATCACCTGGGACTTTTTCAGACATCCTCTTAGGAGGATACTAGAAACTGAGGCCTGTTTTTCTTGATTTATCAAAATCATGTTTCACAGGCCAGAATCAAGAAACCAGAAGCCCGAATTGAGCCTTAAATTCTGTGAGGCTAGTAGATGAATAAACAAGCAACACAGCAAATTAAGTGGTGAGTGTTTTTCTCCATTGACTAATTTTGCGTCTTCAATTCTGCTGTCTGAATTTTTCTTTAATTCAATTGGTGTGTTTGCTGCATAAAAATTGTCTGCTCTTCCTGAAGATATTCTCAAGATACAATGAATTTTTTCGCAAAAAACCTGATGAATAGGAGTTTGTAAGTACTTATAACAACTACTAGCTAAAAAGGTGAAAAATTATGTATCATTATGAACAAATAAGTCTGAAGTTTGGCTTTTGAGTATAGGAAAGTACAGAAAGGTTGACGGTGATTTATTGATTTTTCAGGTGTATTCTTAGGTAATCAGTTTATTTGTTTTTCCGGCATTGGGTAGGGGAAGGGAGATGATCGTGACACAAGATAAAGCCCTAGCAAATGTTTTTCGTCAGATGGCAACTGGGGCGTTTCCACCTGTTGTGGAAACGTTTGAACGCAACAAAACGATCTTTTTTCCGGGCGATCCTGCTGAACGAGTTTATTTTCTTCTTAAGGGTGCTGTAAAACTTTCCAGGGTATACGAAGCAGGAGAAGAAATAACGGTAGCACTGTTACGGGAAAATAGTGTTTTTGGTGTTTTGTCTTTGCTGACTGGAAATAAGTCAGATCGGTTTTACCATGCTGTTGCATTTACACCTGTAGAATTGCTATCAGCACCAATCGAGCAAGTAGAGCAAGCACTTAAGGAAAATCCAGAATTGTCTATGTTAATGCTGCGGGGTCTATCTTCGCGGATTTTACAGACAGAGATGATGATTGAAACCCTCGCTCACCGAGATATGGGTTCTAGATTGGTGAGTTTTTTATTAATTCTTTGTCGTGATTTTGGTGTTCCTTGTGCAGATGGAATCACAATTGATCTGAAGCTATCTCATCAAGCGATCGCAGAGGCAATTGGTTCGACTCGTGTCACAGTCACTAGGTTACTTGGTGATTTACGCGAAAAGAAAATGATTTCTATTCATAAAAAGAAGATTACTGTGCATAAACCTGTTAGCTTAAGTAGACAGTTCACTTAAAGCAGAAGTCAGAAGTCAGAATCAAAACGTGATTTACTCTGAATTTGGGCTTTCTGACTCTGGCATTGTTTTTGGTTGAAAGTAATTGGAGGTAATGGAGTTGGCAAATATGGTGGTGTTTTTGCAGATAATACCCATAGCAGGAGGCAAATCATAAATTGATAAATCTTCGCTATTGCCAATTTCCTACCCTCCACAGACAATGGTCGAAAGTAGTAGGCTGTATCTGGAACCATTTCGGTAGCTGAAGATGACCACCGGGTACATCCTCATTGCAGCAATTTTAATTTTGGGAGGCGTAATAGCCACTGTGGGCGATCGCATTGGCACACGGGTTGGCAAAGCTCGCCTCTCACTCTTTAAGCTTCGTCCCAAAAATACGGCGGTGGTGGTGACAATTTTTACTGGGGGCTTGATTTCAGCATCAACCTTGGGAATTTTGTTTGCTGCGGATGAGGGCTTGCGTAAGGGAGTCTTTGAATTAGAAGATATTCAAAAAGACCTGAGAAACAAACGAGAACAACTCAAAACCGCCGAAGCCCAAAAAAGCCAAGTCGAAACAGAATTAAGCCAAGCCAGAAAAGAACAAACCCAAGCGCAACAAGACTTACAAAGAATTAATAAATCTTTGCAAGCGGCCAACGCTAAACAACGGGAAACACAAGCAAAACTCAATCAAACTTTGAGCCGCCAAGCAAAAATCCAAGGGCAGTTACAAAGCACTCAAGGGCGCTTAAATCAAGTTGCAACTCAATATCAGCAAGCGCGGTCAGAATTAGAAAACGTTTATAACCAAAGAAAAGCCTTACAAGTAGCTGTAGGACAATTAAAGGCAGAACAACAAAGATTGTACGCAGAGGCAAAAAAAGGCGATTGATGAAGCGAAAACAGCCATTTCCAAACGTGATCGCGAACTCGCCAATCGTCAAGAAATTATTGAACAGCGCGATCGCAAAATCGCTCAATTAGATAAACTCATTCAAAATCGCAATTTAGAAATTACCGCCAGAGAACAGGTAATTGCCACCAGAGAATCTCGCCTCAAAGAATTAGAAAGACAACAGGATTATTTAGAACAGGAAGTAGCCAGACTCGAAAAATACTATCAGTCTTATCAAGACTTGCGTTTAGGCAAGTTGGCGTTAGTGCGTGGTCAAATTTTGGCTGGTGCGGTAATTCAAGTGAGTCAAGCCTCGGCGGCGCGTCAGGCGGTGTTGCAACTGTTAGGCGATGCTAACCAAAATGCCATCTTTCAATTAACTGAACCGAGTGCAACACCAGAAAATACCCAAATATTGCGCGTCACTCCCGAACGAATTGAGCAGTTGATTAGACAAATCAGCGATGGTAGGGAATATGTCGTGCGAATTTTCTCCGCAGGTAATTACGTCCGGGGCGAAAAACAGATAGAATTTTTTGCAGATGCTGCACGCAATATCTTAGTCTTTACGGGAGGAGAGGTTTTGGCAAGCACCAGTGCTGATCCCAAAACCATGACATCTTATCAGTTACGCCAAAGATTAGATTTGCTGATTTCTGCTTCCCAATTTCGCGCCAGAAATGCCGGCATTGTAGAAGGTGTGCAAGTAGATGGCACATTTTTGCGCTTTATTAACCAGCTAAGACAATATGATCAGCCTGTAGATATTAAAGCGATCGCCGCAGAAGATACATATACAGCCGGGCCTCTGCGCGTGAAATTATTAGCTGTTCAAAACGGCAAAGTGATTTTTAGTACTTAAGATTTTTTGTCAGAAGTCAAAAGTCAGAATAAGAATAGTTCAGTTAAAGTTAAAAATTAAAGCTGATTGAATATGAATTTAAATGAATTCTCACCAACTCAACCAGTGATTCTTGGCTTTGACCCTGGTAAAGATAAGTGTGGTTTAGCTGTGATGGGATTAGACAGACAGCTGCATTATCATCAAGTTGTCCCTGCATCGGAAGCGATCGCTAGTATAGAAACACTCAGACAAAAATACCCTGTTTCTTTACTCGTCATGGGTAATCAAACCACAGCCAAGCAGTGGAAACAAAAATTACAACAAGAATTGTTACAGCCATTAAATATCATGTTAGTAGATGAGCGATATTCTACTTTAGAAGCACGCGATCGCTATTGGCAGATGTATCCACCCCAAGGACTAACCAAACTATTACCAAAAGGAATGCGCCAACCACCAAGACCAATAGATGACATTGTGGCTATCTTATTAATTGAAAGATATTTAAATCGTCTGACAGAATCAACTGTTAATAGTCAATAGTGAATCTCTCCCTTGTCCCTCGTTTCTTCACAACTCTGCTCGGATAGTAAAAGCATAATCTCCTCCTGGTTCTAGCTGATAATCTTGTTTTTCTAAAAAGCGACCAAGAGGTTCTTTAATTAAAGCGCGACCTTGGGAGGGTTTCACCGACAGTTCTCCACGGCGGAAATGCCATTGGAAATGCCATTCAAAATCTCCGGCGCTGACTTCGCCCTCAAGAAAACCATGTTGCCACGATTGGCGCGTAATTCTAACATGGGCAGTAGTTTCTGGCAAACGTTTTGCACTCACAATGCTTTAGATAAAATTTGGGATAAAAGCAAACAATGCAGTCTATTTCTTTTATTTACCAAACTTCGCTGCGATCGACAAACTAACAAAAGGTGGCTTTAACACTTTTTTGAATAGTCAAACGGCTGAAATGATGAATTAACATTCAAAGCGATGCTGTCAGATATAGGCAAAGAATGAAGATTTATCTAAGAAAGTAATCCATAATGAGCAGCAGCAGACTGAAGTCGCGGCTATAAGAACGAAGCCTGCCTACGCAGGCTTTCATACTAAATAAAGTAACAAATGCACAAAAATTTTACACAGTTGTACATACATTGTGTATGGGGGACTTGGGATAGATTATCTTTGGTAACACCGGATATTCAAGAGATTATTTATTCAGCGATAGTTAGGATGTAAAGTAATTGCTATTGGTGGCATAGTTGTTCACGTTCATTTACTCGTTGGCTACCCGCCCAACTTGACCATATCCGAGTTGATGCAAAAAACTAAAGGCAGTTCATCCCACTTAATTACTCATGAAATTAAGCCCCAGGAATTTTTTAAATGGCAAGGTGGCTATGGGGCATTTACAGTTAGTCACCATCATCTTGAGTAAATAGCTAACTACATTCATCACCAAGCCACACACCATCAACAAAAATCTTTAATTCCAGACTGGGAAATATTGTAATTATGTCTAGCCTGCGAAGGCGTTAATATAGCCGTGACTTTATTCGTAAAAGATAATTGAATCTGATCGAGCCTGCGAAGGCAGGCTTTGTTCTGATAGCCGCGACTTTAGTCGTTCGGCTGATTTACATAACAAATATATTGTTAAAAAGCTACGGCGATGCCTACAACAAAGGCATCGCGGATTTTAGACAGTCTCTAAAATCCCAAATCGATTTATCGATTTACTGCCGCAGCTTCCCTTGCCGCAGCTGCTTGGTCTGGATGGATACCCAAACGTGTGAGATTAATTCGTCCTTTGCCGTCAATCTCACGCACTTTGACAATCACTTCATCACCAACTGCAACTTCATCTTCGACTTTGCCGACGCGGTAATCAGCCAGTTGAGAAATGTGGATCATTCCTTCCTTACCGGGTAAGAACTCCACGAAAGCACCAATTGGGATAATGCGAGTTACACGTCCTACGTAGACATCCCCTTCATGCAGCTTGCGAGTCATACCTTGGATGATGTTCCGCGCTTTCTTGGCTTTGCTTTCATCGACGGCAGAGATAGTCACTGTACCATCATCTTCAATGTCAATTTTGGCACCAGTCTCTTCAGTAATGCCTTTAATTGTCTTACCACCAGGGCCGATGACTAAACCAATCATGTCTGGGTCAATCTTGATAGTCAGCAGACGTGGTGCGTAGGGTGATGTTTCGGTGCGTGCTTGGTCGATGGTTTGCAGCATTTTATCTAAAATGTGCAACCGCGCTTCTTTAGCTTGGTGAATGGCTTGGGCAATAGTTTCCAAAGGCAGACCAGAGATTTTCATATCCATTTGTAAGGCTGTAATCCCGGTATCTGTTCCAGCAACTTTGAAGTCCATATCACCTAAAAAGTCTTCAATGCCCTGAATATCAGTCAAAACCCGGACTTCATCACCTTCTTTAATCAGACCCATTGCTGCACCGCTAACGGGTTTGATAATTGGTACACCAGCATCCATCAGGGCGAGGGTAGAACCGCAAACCGAACCCATTGAGGTGGAACCGTTGGAAGAAAGTACTTCGGAAACAACCCGAATTACATAAGGAAATTGTTCTTTGGGTGGCAGAACGGGTAAAATTGCGCGTTCTGCTAAAGCGCCGTGACCAATTTCCCGTCTACCAGGGGCGCGTAATGGTTTGGTTTCGCCGACGGAGAAGGGCGGGAAGTTGTAATGGTGGAGGTAACGTTTAGATTGGTCGGTTTGGAGGTCGTCGTTGAGGTTTTGGGCATCTCCGGGAGTACCAAGGGTACAATTGGATAATACCTGAGTGAGTCCGCGATTAAATAAACCGCTACCGTGGACTCGTTTTGGTAAGACACTAACTTGACAAGAAACCGGACGGACTTCATCGAGTTTGCGACCATCAACGCGCACGTTGTCTTCAACGATTTGACGGCGCATGAAATATTTGGTGATTTCTTTAAAAGTTTTACCAAGTGCTTTGGGGTCGGTAGTAGCAGCTACACGAACTGGATCTTCTTCTGGTAATTCAGCGATCGCAGTTTGGATGGTATCTTTAACTGCATCTAAAGCAGTATCACGCTCAGTTTTAGTAAATTCAAATTGAGACAGAATTTTCTTAATCTCGTCATTGGCGTGATCGCGAATATAATTTTCCAGGGTTTGGTCTACCTCTGGTGGTGCTTGCTGAATGATTTGCAAACCCAAATCAGCAATGATATCTTGCTGGGCTTTAATTAAATCACGTACTGCTTCGTAGCCAAAATCAATTGCTTCGATAATATCTCGCTCTGGCAGCTGATTGGCTCCTGCCTCAATCATGATTACGCCTTCTGGCGAACCAGCTACGATCAAGTCCAGGTCTCCAGCTTCAATTTCCGCATAAGTAGGATTGATAATAAAATCATCTCCTACTAAACCTACCCGCACGGCTGCCATTGGCCCGTTAAAGGGAATT encodes the following:
- a CDS encoding pre-16S rRNA-processing nuclease YqgF, whose protein sequence is MNLNEFSPTQPVILGFDPGKDKCGLAVMGLDRQLHYHQVVPASEAIASIETLRQKYPVSLLVMGNQTTAKQWKQKLQQELLQPLNIMLVDERYSTLEARDRYWQMYPPQGLTKLLPKGMRQPPRPIDDIVAILLIERYLNRLTESTVNSQ
- a CDS encoding polyribonucleotide nucleotidyltransferase; protein product: MAEVEKSISFDGRDIRLKLGLLAPQAGGSVLIESGDTAVLVTATRAEAREGIDFLPLTVDYEERLYAAGRIPGGIMRREGRPPEKAILTSRLIDRPLRPLFPSWLRDDLQIVALTLSMDELVPPDVLAVTGASIATLIAQIPFNGPMAAVRVGLVGDDFIINPTYAEIEAGDLDLIVAGSPEGVIMIEAGANQLPERDIIEAIDFGYEAVRDLIKAQQDIIADLGLQIIQQAPPEVDQTLENYIRDHANDEIKKILSQFEFTKTERDTALDAVKDTIQTAIAELPEEDPVRVAATTDPKALGKTFKEITKYFMRRQIVEDNVRVDGRKLDEVRPVSCQVSVLPKRVHGSGLFNRGLTQVLSNCTLGTPGDAQNLNDDLQTDQSKRYLHHYNFPPFSVGETKPLRAPGRREIGHGALAERAILPVLPPKEQFPYVIRVVSEVLSSNGSTSMGSVCGSTLALMDAGVPIIKPVSGAAMGLIKEGDEVRVLTDIQGIEDFLGDMDFKVAGTDTGITALQMDMKISGLPLETIAQAIHQAKEARLHILDKMLQTIDQARTETSPYAPRLLTIKIDPDMIGLVIGPGGKTIKGITEETGAKIDIEDDGTVTISAVDESKAKKARNIIQGMTRKLHEGDVYVGRVTRIIPIGAFVEFLPGKEGMIHISQLADYRVGKVEDEVAVGDEVIVKVREIDGKGRINLTRLGIHPDQAAAAREAAAVNR
- the fabI gene encoding enoyl-ACP reductase FabI, which encodes MLNLTGKNALVTGIANNRSIAWGIAQQLHAAGANLGITYLPDERGKMEKKVAELVEPLNPSLFVPCNVQNDEQIHSTFETVQEKWGRLDILIHCLAFANKDDLTGGFSQTSRSGFNTALEISTYSLVQLSGAAKPLMTEGGSIVTLTYLGGVRAVPNYNVMGVAKAGLEASVRYLAAELGPENIRVNAISAGPIRTLASSAVGGILDMIHHVEQVAPLRRTVTQQEVGNTAAFLCSDLASGITGQVLYVDAGYEIMGM
- the ntcA gene encoding global nitrogen regulator NtcA, whose translation is MIVTQDKALANVFRQMATGAFPPVVETFERNKTIFFPGDPAERVYFLLKGAVKLSRVYEAGEEITVALLRENSVFGVLSLLTGNKSDRFYHAVAFTPVELLSAPIEQVEQALKENPELSMLMLRGLSSRILQTEMMIETLAHRDMGSRLVSFLLILCRDFGVPCADGITIDLKLSHQAIAEAIGSTRVTVTRLLGDLREKKMISIHKKKITVHKPVSLSRQFT
- a CDS encoding DUF3146 family protein — protein: MSAKRLPETTAHVRITRQSWQHGFLEGEVSAGDFEWHFQWHFRRGELSVKPSQGRALIKEPLGRFLEKQDYQLEPGGDYAFTIRAEL